In Gossypium hirsutum isolate 1008001.06 chromosome A10, Gossypium_hirsutum_v2.1, whole genome shotgun sequence, the DNA window GTGGCAATGCAGACGGCGCTGTGTTTGATTCAGCAAAAGTAAGTCGGCAAGAAGTTCCTTCTGATTGTGACCTTATTGGCACTTCAGACAAGGTGGATTTAGTTATTCCCATAATGTAATTAGCTAGTTCTTCAGTTGTAGCATTTGGTAGTATAAATTTATGCTCCTTGTTGCTTGAAACAGACTCCAACTTCATTTACTAATTATCCATCCACCAACCAAGTTGAATCTCCGAGGTTGCAGTTAGAAAAAGGTCAAGAAACAAACCTAGTCTCAATACCTAGTGGTAATACAGAAAACTGGGGAGAATCCAATATGGCTGATGGTAGTCCAAAGACTGACATCTCTACAGATGCAGACACTGATGAAAAAAGTCAGAGGGTATGTTTTATTTCATATCTCTATgctctaatttaatttttttctggaTTGCTGTAGATGGAATCGTTGTTGCTTTGCCTTTATTGATCTTACATAGATTGTGGTCCTGATCGAGCGTGTTTGTCTAATATGGCAAGCTCAAGTAGTGGGACttagttttgttatttttattgttgttaaTGGGCTTGTTGCCAGTCTGACCTTTTATCGCTTGCAGTTTGATAGAGGAAAATCTAGTATTGTTGCGGTTTCTGATTCTAGTGACAGATCAAAGAGTAATTTGGATCAAAAGGTCAAATAGTTTATCTTATTTGTGTGGATAATAGCTAGTAATAATTTGCTCATATTGGTGACCTTTTGTTGATAATATTGTGTTCTACAGACACTTCGTAGACTTGCTCAAAATCGTGAAGCTGCAAGAAAAAGCAGATTGAGAAAGAAAGTATGGTTTCCCCTTTTTATCtttaatatattcaattttttattttcatcgtTTTATCTTCTTTCCTTTCTGACGATTTTCATTTCTGTAGTGAGTGCAATCTCAAGATTTCTTTGGCATCTAATTCGTGGATTACATGAGCCTTCTACTTGAATTTCTAGGGATTCAGATCTAGTTGAAGATAACATGTGCCATATAGACTTCTAAATATTTGACCTTTGAGAAAAGATCTACATATTGCACAGTGCCTTAACATTTTCTATAGTTCCTGAAAAAAATTGATTGCTGCTAAACCTAAGCGTTTTATCCTACTCCTCGAGTTGTTATATGCTAATAAATATTCTACTGTGTATGCATCCGCATGTCCTTGCTATCTACTTTTTTCAACGAGTGTTTCTGTTTTCAGACTATTTTGGTGGATTTCTCTTTGTGCACTCAAGTAGAAAATAACAAAAAGCTTACCATTAACAATTGCATATTTTATGCTCTCAAATTCCGATGCTTCTTGTTTGAGATCATCTGGCATGCTTTATTTTGCATGATATCAAAAGTTAATCTCCTATATTGAGGCATATTACCTGATTTTCTTCCATAGGCATATGTGCAACAACTAGAGAGTAGTCGTTTAAAGTTGACACAATTAGAGCAGGAGCTTCAGCGGGCACGGCAGCAGGTTAGACTTGGTCCTTCACTTGAACTCTGTATGCTGTTGTACATGAAGCTTTCTTTCATTCAAGTATGTTCTACTGTAATATTGGCTTCCTATACAGGGTATATTCATATCAAGCTCTGGAGATCAAAGCCATTCGATGGGCGGAAACGGTAATGGTTCATTTTTCTCAAGTTGGTGTCCGGTTAACTTTTCTATTGTGATTGTAGTATGAGTCTTGTTTGTTGGACTGGTTCATTGAAGCAACATAATTGCTAGCTATCTTGCATGAACAGAAATGATTTGTGCACAAGGGTGGGGGTCACAGGACCACTTTCATTTTCTATGACCGTGCTTTATTAGCTGCTTCTGATTCTGATAAGCTATGTTTGCTCTTACTCTTCTTTGTTCCTGAAGTACCTATGTTGGACACCCATGTCTGAAACATATTCGGACCTGGTATGGGGATATGATCTTCCAAAAGCCCTCCAAGTACATGGAAGAACTTAGAAAAATTTGAACATACTGGTATCCAACACTTACACCCGAGCCCGGGTAACATAGTTGATAAGTGGTATGCTCTATGCtgtcaattaaaataatatctaagtcgaaaattattttaatgtactTCTTAGCTGCTTTTGGCATGCTTAAATCTGTcttgttttattgaaataatatgttaTGCGCCAGACAGTTGGATCACAAGCTAGAAATGTCTACATTACCATTACCTACCAACATATCGAATGAATGATTAAAGATCTAAGATCAAGGACTTCTAGTAGGACTTGGGGTTGGCTACATCAATGAAATTTCTCCATATTGCTAAGAAAATAGGCCCATATCCTGAGAAAGATCAATTAGGGCAAAGCCTCTATTGTCTCTTTACTTTTGTGCTACACATTTTGACATGAGCATTCTTTTGTCATTTCACACATTAATAAGAGCATTGTGTGTTTGTCTTATGTGTCAAAATGctttttaaatgtaaaaaaaaaaaaccccaattATTCATTTGATGCTTCTGCCTCCTCTCCAATACTTCGGTTCAAAGCTAAAGTAAGTTCTTTAAAGATTACATAAACTTGAATTTATTCCTTAGGAATCGTTCATTCAATGCATTTTATGGAAAACAATGCTAGTAAGAAGAGTACGCGGCAGGGCACAAGGCTCTTCTCAGGAATATATAGATGTATTTGGCATTATCCTGCTTTGCGTGGTGGCTGCACTAGTGCCAGTCTTTTGACTGTTGCATAACAAATAACCAGCGCCATCTTGTGGATCTCCTAATTTTTTACATTTGCATGCCAAGTAGCTTGTGAGGCTAAAATTTCCACGTATTTATTGGTTTCTCTATTCTTCTTGTTCGCTTCTTTTTCTTTGTAGGTGCCATGGCATTTGATGTAGAATATGCACGATGGTTGGAAGAGCAAAACCGACAAATTAATGAGCTGAGAACGGCAGTAAATTCTCATGCAAGCGATGCAGAACTTCGTATTATTGTTGATGGTGTAATGGCTCACTATGATGAAATTTTCAGGTTGAAGAGCAATGCAGCTAAGGCTGATGTTTTCCATTTGTTGTCAGGCATGTGGAAAACACCTGCTGAGAGGTGTTTCTTATGGCTTGGTGGTTTCCGTTCATCTGAGCTTCTAAAGGTAATTCATCCAAATTTACCACAATTAATTAGTATGCTAAAACTTCTTGAGAAGGTGGCAGTACCCTTTCTGAGAGAAATGACCGAGGAATATTCAAAAGAATCCCTTCCTAGGTTTAGCCATTTAGATTTAGAAAATAATTCTGCAATAACTTACGTATATCTTGACATCAATGTTTATACTTGCAGCTTCTTGTAAATCAATTGGAGCCTTTGACCGAGCAACAGTTGGTGGGGATAGGCAACTTGCAGCAATCCTCCCAACAGGCTGAAGATGCATTATCCCAAGGGATGGAGGCATTGCAGCAATCTCTGGCTGAAACATTGTCGACTGGATCTTTAGGCTCTTCTGGATCATCTGGGAATGTGGCGAACTACATGGGTCAAATGGCCATGGCCATGGGGAAGCTCGGGACTCTTGAGGGGTTTATCCGTCAGGtaatgcttatttattattcattttctctttcatttcttttacatGATGTTTGTAACTTGTGTTCTGCTAGACTttcaaatatttcttatttttgatCTGATCTCTGGAGAATTTTGGTAtatatttcaattcaaaacccgATCTTTCGTGTTACTTTTTCATGGACTCTATGTAATACATGAACTGAGAAAGTCTGATATGGAAGTTTTACGAGTCATTCATTGTTTCAAATAAATGTTTCTAACAATaagttacatatatatatcaccaggCTGACAACTTACGGCAGCAAACGCTACAACAAATGCACCGGATATTGACAACCCGTCAGTCAGCTCGTGCACTGCTTGCGATACATGATTATTTCTCAAGATTACGGGCTCTTAGTTCCCTCTGGCTTGCCCGACCCCGAGAGTGAAACTGTCTTGTCACCCTTTTGACTGTTCTGATGCGTTTAACTGGTATAGGTCCTGCTGGAAACTCAAGAATGGTAGAATAATTTTTTCGGTCCGGCATGGACAGGAAACATTAGGTCTAATTAACTTGTCTTTCAATCTAAAACTTGTGTTTTAGTTTCGGTAATCCTTTGTGATAATGTGTTGTTTTGTCTGTACGTGAAGTTATAAATTTATGTGCATTAAAGTAATATCTACAGTTTTACATTTTTTAGTACCCCAATCTATCATTATCAATATACATTGTAATAtctaaaacacaaaaaaaatgggGTTGGGGTTTGAGCAAGCTAGCTTTGTTCTTGCTTTGGTCGAGGTTGTTGTAGATGTCTGGTGTTGGATGCAACAAGCTTGACCTTCCAAATTTTATATCATCGGTGGGAATATATTTTCTGTGGCTAGCTAgatatatatttttgatatccCATGTATTTagagattttttaaaataattacgtGTTGTCATTTTCTTAGAAACAATAAAAAAGGAACATGAAAACATGAAAGAAAATGTGTTTGGTTGAAAGTTTTAATAGAGAACAAGGTTTTGtaataaatatgtaaaaaaatgttctttttaaaatagttttttctaaaatattaaatgtgtattttaatttgagtctagataaatctaaaaatattttatgtatttttattagaGAAAAAGgttgttttcattatttttatgtatcaaatatatttttcaatttaaaaaaataaaaaaatattttttttgaaaatgaaaataaaaaatattttcagaaaTTAAACAAAGCATTATATTCTCAAACTGAAGTTAGTATTTTGATTGGATAAATGTAAGTCactttgaaaaatatataaacttaaccCATTGTGTTTGAGTTAAAAATAGTGGTAATGACACTCAAATCTATCATAATATCGGCCATTTCAACAGTTAATATAAAATTgacagtttattttttatttagaaatgtttctcaaaaatatttttagaaaaaaattatatttaaaaaagctGTTTTTTTTTGAGAGAAAGGATATTTCTTCCAAACCAAAAATTAACTCAAAAACACTTTATTTCAGaagctgaaaattttaatttattaaattttaaaaattgatggaTTAAACTGattcaaatttaactctaaaCCCAAAGCCAAAACCAAAAGTAAGCCcaacaacaaagaaaaatcaTTCAAATCAGCCCAAACCATTTCAAACCCTTCAAAAATCGCCGCCCTCCCGTTTTACAGTCGGTTCGCTTCCATCTAATCTCTATATATATACTCCCAACACTGTCGAAATTCAGtagaaataaaaacaagaaaatagacaaaaatctcaaattaaaatcttgCCGCCGGGAACTGAAATCTCAAGAAACGTCGCCATTTGTAAGTGTTTCTTTCTCTTTACAATTCTTCATTTTCAGTTCTAGTTAGGGTTTTGTTTcctgaattttcattttcatttgattttttctaGGGTTCTGGGGATTTGATTTGAGTTTGTGTTAATGGCTCATCTTGGAGGCGGTGCTGAGGCACACGCTCGTTTCAAGCAGTATGAGTATAGGGCGAATTCGAGTTTAGTTCTTACCACTGATTCTCGGCCTCGTGATACTCATGAGCCGACCGGAGAGCCGGAATCTCTCTGGGGAAAGATTGACCCTAGGTCATTTGGTGACCGTGTTTATAAAGGTAGGCCACCGGAGTTAGATGAGAAGCTTAAGAAGTCTAAGAAGAAGAAAGAACGTGATCCGCTTGCCGAGCCGGTTCCGGTCAGGCAAAGTAAGAGGCGTAGGTTGCGTGAGGAGAGTGTTTTGACTGTTACAGAGGAAGGGGTTTATCAGCCAAAAACGAAGGAGACTAGGGCCGCTTATGAGgctatgttgagtttgattcagcAGCAGTTGGGTGGACAGCCACTTAATATAGTTAGTGGTGCAGCGGATGAGATATTGGCTGTGCTTAAGAACGAGGGGATTAAGAATCCGGATAAGAAGAAGGAGATAGAGAAGTTGTTGAATCCGATTCCGAGTCAGGTTTTTGACCAGCTTGTTTCGATTGGGAAGTTGATTACGGATTATCAAGATGGTGGTGATGTAGCTGGGGGTGCGGCAGCAAATGGGGATGAAGGTCTTGATGATGATGTGGGTGTGGCAGTCGAGTTTGAAGAAAATGAAGATGAGGAAGAGGAGAGTGATCTTGACATGGTACAGGAGGATGAGGAGGATGATGATGACGGTGTGGAAAATGGTTCCGGGGCTATGCAGATGGGTGGTGGAATCGATGATGAAGATATGCATGAGGCTAATGAGGGGATGAATTTGAATGTCCAGGACATTGATGCTTATTGGCTTCAAAGGAAAATCTCCCAGGCTTATGATCAACAAATTGACCCACAACAGTGTCAAAAGCTTGCCGAAGAGGTGCTTAAGATTCTGGCAGAGGGTGATGACAGGGAGGTTGAGACAAAGCTATTGGTGCATCTCCAGTTTGATAAGTTCAGCCTCATCAAATACCTTCTGCGGAATCGGCTGAAGGTTGTCTGGTGCACCCGCTTGGCTAGGGCTGAAGACcaagaagagaggaagaagattGAGGAGGAAATGATGAGCTTGGGTCCGGATTTGGCTGCAATTCTTGAGCAGTTGCATGCCACAAGGGCAACTGCAAAAGAAaggcagaagaacttggaaaAGAGTATCAGAGAAGAGGCTCGCCGACTGAAGGATGAGAGTGGTGGAGATGGGGATAGGGAGAGGAGGGGCTATGCTGACAGAGATGCGGAGGGTGGTTGGCTGAAGGGTCAGCGCCAGTTGCTTGATCTGGACAGTCTTGCTTTCGAACAGGGTGGTCTTTTGATGGCGAATAAAAAATGTGATCTTCCTGTGGGTTCCTATAGGCATCATAGCAAGGGGTATGAGGAGGTTCATGTGCCAGCACTGAAGGCGAAACCATTGGAATCGAATGAGAGGCTTGTAAAGATATCTGAGATGCCAGACTGGGCACAACCAGCGTTCAAAGGTATGCAACAGTTGAACAGGGTTCAGAGCAAAGTGTATGAGACTGCCCTTTTCTCAGCAGATAACATCCTACTGTGTGCTCCCACTGGAGCAGGGAAAACTAACGTTGCTGTGCTCACCATATTGCAGCAACTTGCCTTGAATATGGACGCTGATGGTTCAATTAACCATGGGAATTACAAGATTGTTTATGTGGCACCCATGAAAGCTCTAGTTGCTGAAGTTGTTGGTAATCTTTCTCATCGTTTAGAGGCATACGGTGTGACTGTGAGGGAGCTTAGTGGAGACCAAACACTGACTCGCCAACAAATTGATGAGACTCAGATTATCGTGACAACTCCTGAGAAATGGGATATTATTACCAGAAAGTCTGGAGATCGCACATACACACAGCTGGTGAAACTTCTTATTATTGATGAAATCCATCTTCTTCACGATAATAGAGGGCCTGTGCTTGAAAGCATTGTTGCCAGGACTGTTCGGCAAATTGAAACCACAAAAGAGCATATCAGATTGGTGGGGCTGTCAGCTACACTTCCAAACTTCGAAGATGTAGCATTATTTTTGcgggttaattttgaaaaaggactgtTCCATTTTGACAATAGCTACAGACCTGTCCCCCTCTCTCAACAATATATTGGGATCACAGTAAAGAAGCCACTGCAGAGGTTCCAGTTGATGAATGATATTTGTTATGAGAAGGTAATGGCAGTGGCAGGGAAGCATCAAGTTCTTATATTTGTTCATTCAAGGAAGGAAACTGCTAAAACAGCTCGTGCTGTACGAGACACAGCACTTGCAAATGATACCCTTAGTAGATTCTTGAAAGAGGATGCTGCTAGTCGTGAGATTCTCCAGAGTCACACAGATATGGTTAAAAGCAATGATTTGAAGGATCTGCTACCTTATGGTTTTGCCATCCATCATGCTGGCTTGGCAAGGACTGATCGTCAAATTGTTGAAGAACTCTTTGGAGATGGACATGTACAAGTGTTGGTATCAACTGCAACGCTTGCTTGGGGTGTGAACTTGCCTGCTCATACAGTCATTATTAAAGGGACCCAGATTTATAGCCCAGAAAAAGGAGCATGGACTGAGTTAAGCCCTCTAGATGTGATGCAGATGCTGGGTCGTGCTGGGAGGCCTCAATATGATTCATATGGGGAAGGGATCATCATCACTGGCCACAGTGAACTTCAGTACTACCTTTCATTGATGAATCAGCAACTTCCTATTGAGAGCCAGTTTATTTCTAAACTGGCTGATCAGTTGAATGCAGAGATCGTTCTTGGAACTGTTCAGAATGCAAGAGAAGCCTGCAATTGGATTGGATACACATACTTGTATATTCGCATGTTGCGGAATCCCACACTTTATGGCTTACCGGCTGATGTTCTTTCAAGAGATTTAACTTTGGAGGAGAGGAGGGCTGATTTGGTAAGCATACCTTTCTTTTGAATATATCACTAATTTTAGAACAAGTTCTCTGCTCTATTTTCTATCTAATTATGTTGCTATGACTCTTTATAAGGATGTAGTGCCTCTCTCCAAAACTTGTCCAGCGTTTTTTTGGTGGGGGGGGGATGACCCTCCAAGGACTCTCTAAGCATATGGAGAATTTAGAATATCACCCATATTGGATGTGTTCCTATGTCTGACACTAACCCCCAAGTTTGAGTAATATAGCTTTATAGTACTATTTTTCTTCCCTTGCATGTACATTAGGTTTTGCTGGAAATGTCTGTTACCTTTTCTGTTCATCGTTTTCCTTGGTCTGAGCGTATAGAACATTGTTTTTTGGATTGTTTTTCTATAGAAATTTTGCTATGCGTCTAGTTTTATAGCCCCCTGTTTGTTGATAGTTTTCGTTGCTGCTGCATTTAGTTCTAATATACATCGATTCTTGTTACTCAGAACATGCAAATTCTTCAAACCAGAAAAAAAATGGTGGCTAATAAATGTGTTtattgagataaaaaaataagCAGAACATTGTGCTTCATATATCATGCTGTCGTTTGAATGTTGCTGTTTGTTGCTTCAGATTTACTATAAAGCCTGTGTTTGTatttgcttttgattttcttttcatttccttcttTTGGCAGATTCATTCAGCTGCAACTATCTTGGACAAGAATAATTTGGTGAAGTATGACAGAAAAAGTGGGTACTTCCAAGTGACTGATTTGGGTCGCATTGCTAGCTACTACTATATTACTCATGGCACAATCTCTACGTATAATGAGCACTTGAAGCCAACCATGGGGGATATAGAACTTTGCCGACTGTTTTCACTCAGTGAAGAATTCAGGTATGTGACAGTTAGACAAGATGAGAAGATGGAGCTGGCAAAGCTTTTGGACCGTGTTCCCATTCCAATCAAGGAAAGCCTGGAAGAGCCTAGTGCTAAAATCAATGTTTTGCTGCAAGCATATATCTCACAGTTAAAGCTTGAAGGCCTTTCATTGACATCTGACATGGTGTACATAACTCAGAGTGCAGGACGCCTTCTCCGAGCGCTATTTGAGATTGTCTTGAAAAGAGGTTGGGCTCAGTTGGCTGAGAAGGCTTTGAACTTGTGTAAAATGGTTACCAAGAGGATGTGGAATGTTCAAACACCCTTGCGGCAATTCAATGGTATCCCTAATGAAATTCTTATGAAGTTGGAGAAGAAAGATTTGGCCTGGGATAGGTACTATGATCTGTCATCTCAGGAGATCGGAGAACTGATCCGTTACCCCAAAATGGGAAGGACACTTCACAGGTTCATTCACCAGTTCCCAAAGCTAAACCTTGCAGCCCATGTTCAACCAATTACACGAACTATCTTGAGGGTTGAACTTACAATAACACCAGATTTTCAATGGGAGGATAAGGTTCATGGGTATGTGGAGCCATTTTGGGTGATTATTGAGGATAATGATGGCGAGTATATTCTTCACCATGAGTACTTTTTGCTGAAGAAACAGTATATTGATGAGGACCACACTTTGAACTTTACAGTGCCAATTTATGAACCATTGCCACCTCAATATTTCATTCGTGTTGTCTCAGATAAATGGCTTGGGTCTCAGACTGTGTTGCCCATCTCTTTCAGGCATCTCATTCTACCAGAGAAGTACCCTCCACCAACTGAGCTGTTGGATTTACAGCCTTTGCCTGTAACTGCATTGAGGAATCCatcttatgaagctttgtatcaAGATTTTAAGCATTTCAATCCTGTTCAAACCCAGGTCTTTACTGTTCTGTATAATACAGATGACAATGTTCTAGTGGCTGCACCAACAGGGAGTGGGAAGACCATTTGTGCTGAGTTTGCTATATTAAGGAATCATCAAAAAGGACCTGATAGTACCATGCGAGTAGTGTATATTGCACCTCTTGAGGCTATTGCCAAGGAGCGATACCGTGATTGGGAGAGGAAGTTTGGCAAGGGTCTTGGAATGCGGGTGGTTGAGTTAACTGGGGAATTGGCAATGGACCTTAAGTTGCTTGAGAAAGGTCAAGTAATCATAAGTACTCCAGAGAAATGGGATGCCCTTTCTCGTCGCTGGAAACAGAGGAAGTTTGTTCAGCAGGTTAGCCTTTTCATTGTTGATGAGCTTCATTTGATTGGTGGTCAAGGTGGTCCTGTGTTAGAGGTTATTGTCTCTAGGATGAGATATATTGCTAGTCAGGTAGAAAAGAAGATACGGATTGTGGCTCTCTCAACTTCTCTTGCAAATGCTAAGGACCTTGGAGAATGGATTGGAGCTAGTTCTCACGGCCTCTTTAATTTCCCTCCTGGAGTTCGTCCTGTACCTCTAGAAATACACATTCAAGGGGTGGATATAGCCAATTTTGAAGCAAGGATGCAAGCAATGACTAAACCAACTTTCACTGCCATTGTCCAACATGCCAAAGGTGGGAAGCCAGCTATTGTGTATGTTCCTACAAGGAAGCATGTTAGACTCACTGCTGTGGACCTAATGAGTTACTCCAAAGTGGATAATGAAGATGAGCCAGCTTTTCGTTTGCGATCTGCTGAAGAACTTAAGCCTTTTGTTGACAAAATTAGTGAAGAAACGTTGAGAACCACTCTAGAGTATGGAGTTGGCTACTTGCATGAGGGTTTAAGCAGTTTGGATCAAGAAGTTGTTTCACAGCTGTTTGAAGCTGGATGGATTCAAGTTTGTGTTATGAGCAGTGCATTATGTTGGGGAGTTCCATTATCAGCACACTTGGTGGTTGTAATGGGCACTCAATATTATGATGGGAGGGAAAATGCTCACACAGATTACCCGGTTACAGATTTGTTACAGATGATGGGCCATGCGAGTCGTCCTCTACTTGATAATTCTGGCAAATGTGTCATCCTCTGTCACGCCCCTCGTAAAGAGTATTACAAGAAGTTCTTGTATGAAGCATTCCCCGTTGAGAGCCATTTGCACCATTTTCTACATGATAACTTCAATGCTGAAATTGTTGCTACAGTTATTGAGAACAAGCAAGATGCTGTGGATTATCTTACTTGGACTTTCATGTATAGGAGGCTCACCCAAAATCCAAATTACTACAATCTCCAGGGTGTAAGTCACAGGCATCTCTCTGATCACCTTTCTGAGCTCGTTGAGAACACATTAAATGATCTGGAAGCAAGTAAATGTATCACTATAGAGGATGACATGGATCTTTCTCCTTTGAATCTTGGCATGATAGCCTCTTATTATTACATCAGTTACACTACCATTGAGCGTTTCAGTTCTTCCTTGACTTCCAAGACGAAGATGAAGGGTCTTCTGGAGATTCTGGCCTCAGCTTCTGAGTATGCTAATCTTCCCATACGACCTGGGGAAGAAGAGGTTCTTAGAAGATTAATTAATCACCAGAGGTTTTCCTTTGACAATCCAAGGTGCACAGATCCACATGTCAAAGCAAATGCCCTGCTTCAGGCCCACTTCTCTCGGCAGCATGTGGGTGGGAACCTATCACTAGACCAGCGAGAGGTGCTCTTGTTTGCTACTAGGCTACTTCAAGCCATGGTTGATGTTATTTCGAGCAATGGTTGGTTGAGCCTTGCTCTTCTTGCAATGGAGGTGAGCCAAATGGTGACACAAGGAATGTGGGAGCGAGACTCGATGCTTCTACAGCTCCCATACTTCACTAAGGAATTAGCCAAGAGATGCCAAGAGAACCCTGGGAAGAACATTGAGACCATTTTTGATCTGGTGGAGATGGAAGATGATGAGAGGCGTGAGCTGTTACAGATGTCTGATTTGCAGCTTCTGGACATTGCGAAGTTCTGCAATCGTTTCCCCAACATCGATT includes these proteins:
- the LOC107896363 gene encoding transcription factor TGA2 isoform X3, producing the protein MRKKQQKGCRVLTHNYQLPTYYGAVFDSAKVSRQEVPSDCDLIGTSDKTPTSFTNYPSTNQVESPRLQLEKGQETNLVSIPSGNTENWGESNMADGSPKTDISTDADTDEKSQRFDRGKSSIVAVSDSSDRSKSNLDQKTLRRLAQNREAARKSRLRKKAYVQQLESSRLKLTQLEQELQRARQQGIFISSSGDQSHSMGGNGAMAFDVEYARWLEEQNRQINELRTAVNSHASDAELRIIVDGVMAHYDEIFRLKSNAAKADVFHLLSGMWKTPAERCFLWLGGFRSSELLKLLVNQLEPLTEQQLVGIGNLQQSSQQAEDALSQGMEALQQSLAETLSTGSLGSSGSSGNVANYMGQMAMAMGKLGTLEGFIRQADNLRQQTLQQMHRILTTRQSARALLAIHDYFSRLRALSSLWLARPRE
- the LOC107896363 gene encoding transcription factor TGA2 isoform X2; the encoded protein is MDGRTVRSSAKDEKKAAKGMPGFDSQLPVTNILCSERSTIHPFPVSNFGTFDQSVGFRLEVAVNLSGNGAVFDSAKVSRQEVPSDCDLIGTSDKTPTSFTNYPSTNQVESPRLQLEKGQETNLVSIPSGNTENWGESNMADGSPKTDISTDADTDEKSQRTLRRLAQNREAARKSRLRKKAYVQQLESSRLKLTQLEQELQRARQQGIFISSSGDQSHSMGGNGAMAFDVEYARWLEEQNRQINELRTAVNSHASDAELRIIVDGVMAHYDEIFRLKSNAAKADVFHLLSGMWKTPAERCFLWLGGFRSSELLKLLVNQLEPLTEQQLVGIGNLQQSSQQAEDALSQGMEALQQSLAETLSTGSLGSSGSSGNVANYMGQMAMAMGKLGTLEGFIRQADNLRQQTLQQMHRILTTRQSARALLAIHDYFSRLRALSSLWLARPRE
- the LOC107896363 gene encoding transcription factor TGA2 isoform X4, with the protein product MADGSPKTDISTDADTDEKSQRFDRGKSSIVAVSDSSDRSKSNLDQKTLRRLAQNREAARKSRLRKKAYVQQLESSRLKLTQLEQELQRARQQGIFISSSGDQSHSMGGNGAMAFDVEYARWLEEQNRQINELRTAVNSHASDAELRIIVDGVMAHYDEIFRLKSNAAKADVFHLLSGMWKTPAERCFLWLGGFRSSELLKLLVNQLEPLTEQQLVGIGNLQQSSQQAEDALSQGMEALQQSLAETLSTGSLGSSGSSGNVANYMGQMAMAMGKLGTLEGFIRQADNLRQQTLQQMHRILTTRQSARALLAIHDYFSRLRALSSLWLARPRE
- the LOC107896363 gene encoding transcription factor TGA2 isoform X1, with translation MDGRTVRSSAKDEKKAAKGMPGFDSQLPVTNILCSERSTIHPFPVSNFGTFDQSVGFRLEVAVNLSGNGAVFDSAKVSRQEVPSDCDLIGTSDKTPTSFTNYPSTNQVESPRLQLEKGQETNLVSIPSGNTENWGESNMADGSPKTDISTDADTDEKSQRFDRGKSSIVAVSDSSDRSKSNLDQKTLRRLAQNREAARKSRLRKKAYVQQLESSRLKLTQLEQELQRARQQGIFISSSGDQSHSMGGNGAMAFDVEYARWLEEQNRQINELRTAVNSHASDAELRIIVDGVMAHYDEIFRLKSNAAKADVFHLLSGMWKTPAERCFLWLGGFRSSELLKLLVNQLEPLTEQQLVGIGNLQQSSQQAEDALSQGMEALQQSLAETLSTGSLGSSGSSGNVANYMGQMAMAMGKLGTLEGFIRQADNLRQQTLQQMHRILTTRQSARALLAIHDYFSRLRALSSLWLARPRE